The Akkermansia sp. N21116 genome includes a region encoding these proteins:
- a CDS encoding saccharopine dehydrogenase family protein: MNTVLIIGAGGVGHVVANKCAQLSDVFHEIHLASRTLAKCDAIAEDVKARTGRDITTHAIDADDVEATTALLRTVKPKLLINVALPYQDLNLMEACLQAGVHYMDTANYEPLDVAKFEYSWQWAYQDRFRDAGLYALLGSGFDPGVTNVFTAWALKHHFDEIHTLDIIDVNGGDHGQAFATNFNPEINIREVTAECRHWENGNFTTTPPMSLHQTFSCPDGVGTYEIYRMYHEEMESLVKHIPTIRRAQFWMSFSPNYLKHLEVLQNVGMTRIDPVVYNGVEIVPLQFLKAVLPNPGDLGKTTHGKTCIGTVITGIKDGQFKAVYIYNICDHEECFREVGSQAISYTTGVPAAIGARMILEGKWGGKGVFNMEQNDPDPFMEELNLRGLPWTCIELTEEQAKSLTVTK, from the coding sequence ATGAATACCGTTCTGATCATCGGAGCCGGCGGAGTCGGCCATGTCGTCGCCAATAAATGTGCCCAGCTTTCCGACGTCTTCCATGAAATCCATCTGGCATCCAGAACTCTTGCCAAATGCGACGCCATTGCAGAGGACGTCAAGGCTCGCACCGGCCGTGACATCACCACGCACGCCATTGATGCGGACGATGTCGAAGCAACGACAGCCCTTCTTCGGACGGTCAAACCCAAGCTGCTCATCAACGTCGCCCTGCCCTATCAGGACCTGAACCTCATGGAAGCGTGCCTCCAGGCAGGTGTCCACTACATGGACACGGCCAACTATGAACCGCTTGATGTCGCCAAATTCGAATACTCCTGGCAGTGGGCCTACCAGGATCGCTTCCGCGATGCCGGGCTTTACGCCCTGCTCGGTTCCGGTTTCGATCCGGGCGTAACAAATGTCTTCACGGCTTGGGCTCTCAAACACCATTTCGACGAAATCCACACGCTGGATATCATTGATGTCAACGGCGGAGATCATGGACAGGCTTTTGCCACCAACTTCAATCCGGAGATTAATATCCGCGAAGTCACAGCCGAATGCCGCCACTGGGAAAACGGTAATTTCACAACCACCCCTCCGATGAGTCTCCACCAGACATTCTCCTGTCCGGACGGCGTCGGTACTTACGAAATCTACCGTATGTACCATGAGGAAATGGAAAGCCTCGTGAAGCACATCCCCACTATCCGCCGGGCTCAGTTCTGGATGTCCTTTTCTCCGAACTATCTCAAGCATCTTGAGGTCCTGCAGAATGTCGGCATGACCCGTATCGACCCGGTCGTGTACAACGGCGTGGAAATCGTCCCTCTTCAGTTTTTGAAGGCCGTTCTCCCCAATCCGGGAGACCTGGGCAAAACGACGCACGGCAAAACCTGTATCGGCACGGTCATCACCGGTATCAAGGACGGTCAATTCAAAGCCGTTTACATTTACAACATCTGCGACCACGAGGAATGCTTCCGCGAAGTCGGTTCCCAGGCTATTTCCTACACGACCGGAGTACCCGCCGCTATTGGAGCCCGCATGATCCTCGAGGGCAAGTGGGGCGGCAAGGGTGTCTTCAACATGGAACAGAACGATCCCGATCCCTTCATGGAGGAACTCAACCTCCGGGGACTTCCCTGGACTTGCATCGAACTGACGGAGGAACAGGCAAAATCCCTCACCGTCACCAAGTAA
- the pepT gene encoding peptidase T: MSSVVKRFLNYVRIDTQSVPNAGVIPSSEKQKNLAFLLADELKELGVVTVSVDESGTVYASIPASAGIENLPSIGFIAHMDTSPAVSGKDVRARIVSNYDGGDIVLNEAQRIVLSPVDYPEMLQYKGQDLIVTDGTTLLGADDKAGIAEIMTMVETLMNRPELSHGEIKIAFTPDEEVGHGTDAFDVKRFGADFAYTVDGGQLGEIEYENFNAASVNLTISGKNIHPGYAKGKMKNALLMAMEFQQMLPVFDNPSFTEGYEGFFHLEALSGTVEQARAEYIIRDHDRNSFETRKECIRSICSYLNDKYGEGAFTAEIEDSYYNMKEKVAPYPFLMDHARQAMINLGVEASIVPIRGGTDGARLSFMGLPCPNLCAGGHNFHGRFEYVPVQSLEKISDILVEIVRLFGTAGGV, from the coding sequence ATGAGTTCTGTTGTAAAGCGTTTTTTGAATTATGTACGGATTGATACGCAATCCGTTCCCAATGCAGGAGTGATTCCCAGTAGTGAGAAGCAGAAGAATCTCGCATTCCTGCTTGCGGATGAGTTGAAGGAACTGGGGGTTGTCACCGTTTCCGTTGATGAGTCCGGTACCGTTTATGCGTCGATTCCTGCCTCGGCGGGTATTGAGAATCTGCCCTCAATCGGATTTATAGCGCACATGGATACTTCTCCCGCCGTATCCGGCAAGGATGTCCGGGCTCGCATTGTTTCGAACTACGACGGTGGTGACATTGTGCTGAATGAAGCACAGAGGATTGTGCTTTCTCCGGTGGATTATCCGGAAATGCTCCAGTACAAGGGACAGGATTTGATTGTCACGGATGGTACGACCTTGCTGGGAGCGGACGATAAAGCGGGCATTGCCGAGATTATGACTATGGTGGAGACTCTGATGAACCGCCCGGAACTCTCTCACGGCGAAATCAAGATTGCCTTTACCCCTGATGAAGAGGTCGGGCATGGTACTGATGCTTTTGACGTAAAGCGTTTTGGTGCGGATTTTGCCTATACGGTCGATGGCGGTCAGCTGGGTGAGATCGAGTATGAAAATTTTAATGCCGCCAGTGTTAATCTAACGATTTCCGGGAAAAACATTCATCCCGGCTATGCCAAGGGCAAGATGAAAAATGCCTTGTTGATGGCGATGGAATTCCAGCAAATGCTGCCCGTGTTTGACAATCCCTCTTTTACAGAGGGTTACGAAGGCTTTTTTCATTTGGAAGCCCTGTCTGGTACGGTGGAACAGGCCCGGGCGGAGTACATCATCCGGGATCATGACCGCAATTCGTTTGAAACCCGGAAGGAATGCATCCGTTCCATTTGCTCTTATCTTAACGACAAGTATGGCGAAGGTGCGTTTACCGCGGAAATTGAGGATAGTTACTACAATATGAAGGAGAAGGTTGCCCCCTATCCCTTCCTGATGGATCATGCCAGGCAGGCTATGATAAATCTTGGCGTTGAAGCGTCCATTGTCCCTATTCGCGGCGGTACGGACGGAGCCCGGCTTTCCTTCATGGGACTTCCCTGCCCGAACCTGTGTGCCGGCGGACATAACTTCCACGGACGCTTTGAATACGTTCCCGTCCAGTCCTTGGAAAAAATTTCCGATATTCTTGTGGAAATAGTCCGTCTCTTTGGCACGGCGGGTGGTGTTTGA
- a CDS encoding prepilin-type N-terminal cleavage/methylation domain-containing protein, whose product MFSKKNLPRLSRCGFTLVELIVVVAIIAIMLSLGGNMLKNVGQGQGLEASVQMLQDTVREARLEAIGKTTWSRVVLVSNPDDDSPKTKNLHYLIVMYKEPMRMTQATSIDDGEWKMSGRGRYLPSGFFVSPKYSTLLKTEKNVNDAMFRNNKEFKDLTDNMRISNKGNSEIFYLEFDPQGRLTEPARPTRLVVIGGAPDKNASSDNFGIRPYPVNPKTKLPTSAAGIVVWPKGNISMLRTPEQMFADFK is encoded by the coding sequence ATGTTCTCTAAAAAAAATCTCCCCCGTTTGTCACGTTGTGGTTTTACGTTGGTGGAACTCATTGTCGTTGTGGCGATCATAGCCATTATGCTTTCTCTTGGAGGCAACATGTTAAAAAATGTCGGGCAGGGGCAGGGACTCGAAGCATCTGTTCAGATGCTGCAGGATACGGTGCGTGAAGCGCGTCTGGAAGCCATCGGCAAGACGACATGGTCGCGAGTGGTTCTTGTCAGCAATCCGGACGACGATTCTCCGAAGACGAAGAATCTGCACTATCTGATCGTCATGTACAAGGAACCGATGCGTATGACTCAGGCGACTTCCATCGACGACGGAGAATGGAAGATGTCCGGACGCGGTCGGTATTTGCCGAGCGGATTTTTTGTCAGCCCTAAATACAGTACTCTCCTGAAGACGGAGAAAAACGTCAATGATGCCATGTTCCGCAATAACAAGGAATTCAAGGATTTGACGGACAATATGCGCATTTCTAACAAGGGTAATTCAGAGATTTTTTATCTCGAATTCGATCCGCAAGGCCGTTTGACGGAGCCTGCCCGTCCGACTCGTCTGGTGGTTATCGGCGGAGCTCCGGACAAGAACGCCAGTTCCGACAACTTTGGCATTCGTCCCTATCCCGTTAATCCCAAGACCAAGCTGCCGACCTCGGCTGCCGGTATTGTGGTATGGCCCAAGGGCAACATCAGCATGTTGCGTACGCCGGAACAGATGTTTGCCGATTTCAAGTAA